The Aquila chrysaetos chrysaetos chromosome 4, bAquChr1.4, whole genome shotgun sequence genome segment TAGAGTGTCAGGGGAAGATGCAGTTTaagtcattatttttcctccagtaTAGGCATATGTAGTTAATAGGATAAATAGCAATTTGACAAAAAGGCATGGCATTCTTAACCATTTGatattaagaaaaggaaatatgttggtgtataaaacaaaaattatctgATTGTGAGACATGAGCcgtaatacttttttttggtgctgtAGAGCTGTGCTTTGGTTTGGGCATTAGActtgaactttttttctgccctAGATTTCTGCCAGAAAATAGTGTATTGGGAAACCTGTAGGAACTACATTATTTTTGTATAGAAGACAGATGTAAATCTGTGGGAAAACGTGATAgaaatttcataaataaatgcagaatggGTATTCAGTTGCTTTCTGTATGCTTCCTTCTCGGTGTACTCGGTGGTAACTTAACCATTTACAAATGTTCTGCCCATGTAGCAGTGTGCTTCTAGAGGACAAGTGTTCTGGGCACAAATAGAGGCAGAAAACATActgttttggaaagaatttgTGGAATTGAGCTTTACCTCAGTTCAGTAACTTGATCAAGAAGAACAAGGCCTCTTCTTTTCTTAGGCTTGACAGCTGCTAGGAGCATGTTTCATAGAATACTTACAACTAATTACAGACTcgcagaatctttttttttccctgacttttCAGTTGATTGTGGTGTAGCTATTTGACATCAAGCCTCACAATGAAATCATAGTGGTAGTCTCATTGCATGTTAATGAGGCTTTGGATTCCCAGAACAAATGGCAGTATGGAGTGCCACCAGAAGCTGCTGAAATGAGGATGGAATTTTATCTGGTTAATTTCTATAGTGACTAGTAAGGGAACATTACTTAGTATGTTCTCAACTTGTCTGAATTGTATATTtctatacacatatatacatatacacacacactctcaccCTCTCTCCTTACAAACAAACAATCCTCctagttttggggtttttttcttctattttgagatttttttttcaattcttttttaCTATCTataaagctgtttttcctcttgaataGAGAATTAGTTCTGGGAATCTACAACCATTCCAGCATGCAGTCTCTCTGCAAACTGGTCTCTTTGCAAATCAGAACAAGATTTCTTAATTGTGGCAAACTGTGTGTTTAAGTGTCAGCTACAAAGATTCAAAATGGGAAGtcttttgctggaaaaattTGTTTGTTGCATTAAAAGGTGTTTAAAGTGATCTTACTGCAAGCACTAAGGAGTAAGAATAAATGAATCTTTAAAGTGAGTGCATCatagtaatacaaataatatcaTTCTCCGTCCTTTTCCTGAAGCTGTGGCCATAGGGATGTTTGGGATTCATACAGAGGAGTTTGGCAGAGTTTTGGTTTCTGGGTTtggaaggggaagaggcagcagtgtGAGTGGATGCACATCCTCATCAGTCCCTTCTCACCATTCCACCGGTTTGTCTGAAGTGATGGCCTTTTGTTCCCAAGCTCCTTTTCCAGGCTTCCCATCTGTCTTAATGTCCAGGCGCAAAACAGTAGCTTACTTCTGGTTCCACAATACCTATGACTTTCTACCACACTGGTCCCAGCTACTAGGGACAGAGAGATTGAGCAGGGTAAGGGAAAGGAGTTTGTACTTGCAGTGCAACCCTTTTCTCAGCTGTTGCTGAGCTTGCTTTTTGCCATGACTGCTCCCAGTATGCTGAGAAACgggcatttttttaatctgatccagagagcagggagggagggagcctcTGCATTGGTCTCAAGCACCTCCAGTGCTTCCAGAGTTTCTGTGCCACATGAGCAAGAGAGAACAGAGAGCACATGGACTCCTGGGCAAAGGCTGTGTAGGAACCACTGGTTGGGACATAGCGTTCTGCGCCTTGGTTTTTATCAGAGTGGTGGCATGCGTTGTTCTCAATATGTTTCCAGTCTCTTCTTAGAGCAGCAGTTGCAATTACATTAAGCTTTAATAAAACTTGATAGAACAAAACAGCCAGCAAAATGCCTCTAGTTTCCTGTAAGCACTGGGGGAGCGTGACTTTGGTGTACTCTCATCACTTTTCTATTGTCCACTGGCACAAAAGGGCTGTGTATTAACATTAGCTGCTATCTGGCAGACATGTGATGATCTGACTTATAATGGTTTATTCACCTCAAGGGCTGCTGAGAAGTGACTCTATACCTGAGGTTggagaggatgctgctgctACAGTTGATATGGCAGAAACACTCTCAGAAGAAGAACAGGATGAGCTAAGAAAAGAGCTTGCTAAGGTAAATATCTTGCAAATAGTTCTTAAACTGGTTTTGAGAATGAAAATCTGGGATAATGCTGTCTTTGAACATACAGTTAATGCTTTGCATATTTATTCTGTGAGCGTCTGAAGCCAGGTACGGCTGTCCTGTGTattgcagggagggagagggaaggtgtcaaggagaaaagaacagcCAGTTCTAGCTATGGGGAATTAAGCTAGAAGTGTTGAGTGTACAGATCTTAAACCAAGATGCATAAAcgccttttttcccctcaagtgAGAAGGGGGTAAATAAGCTGTCAAATAGAACATGGTTGGAAGCCAAAACCAGGTATTGTCTCAACTGTTGTGGAGTAACTAAAGCTGTTGTTTTCATGAAGGATGCTTCATAGTAATATCTGTGTAGACACTGTTTTGCTAATGTCTAACCATGTAGTCTTGCCCATAGTTCAtatagcagaattttttttaagagcgAGTTAAAGTAGCACTGTTTGAAGGACAGTCAAATATTCAGCCTGAtacattgtcctggttttggctgggatagagttaattttctctctagtagctggtacagtattatgttttggattcagtatgagaagaatgttgataacacactgatgttttcagttgttgctaagtaatgtttagtctaaagtcaaggatttttcagcttctcatgcctagCCAGCCAGAAGGCTGGTGGGGcgcaaggagttgggaggggacacagccaggacacctgacccaaactggccaaaggaatactccataccatgtgatgtcatgcccagtatataaacggGGGGGAGTTGCCCTGGGGGGGGCacattgctgctcaggaactaactgggcattggtcagcaagtagtgagcaattgcattgtgcatcacttgttttttatatgccaattcttttattattattattattattattattattattattattattattattattgtcttcctttttgtcctattaaactgttcttatctcagcctgTGAgttttacccccccccccccccccccccccccccccatcctctcccccatcccactgggtggtgggggaagtggatgagcagctgtgtggtgcttagttgctggctgggcttaaaccaccaCATACATGCATTTCAAAAGTTGTCAGAGTCAAGCTTTATTGAGTCaccagtcttttttcttttgtagctcTATGTGACTTTAGGACCCTAATAATAGACACTAACTTAAGTCTAAGGTTGGCAAACAAACGTTAGCTGTGAAATAAGCACATTTAATGCAGTCTTGGTTTTGGTAGTCCTAAGTATTATTTCATGCCAAACCAATCAGCTGAAGATGGTAAGGGAAATCTGGTCCTGCTAGGGTACATCATGCTGGACTTCAGACAGGTTTCCAAACCAAAGGTACATTGAAGATACTGGTATTTCCTCAAAGCGGCTTAAATGAGTGGGCAGCCTGATACTCTGAAGTAGGGTGGTCCAGTCTGGATGAGGAAGTAGGGTTGGATGTATTCCTTCGCCTTTGTACATATGGCCTTAGTGCCTCTGTCACATCTATATAGCCCACAGAATGGTATCATAAAACTGTTTTGAGATCTCTGATCATGATCTGGTCatgcttctgtgagaagcttaAGTGACCATCTATGTGAAGAAGGAAGCATACAAATGATACAGTTTTCTAGTTGCTGAACAGgtgctgtgtttttgttgtggggtggttttttttttgtttgtttgtttttgtgtggggttttggttttttttaactgctcaGACTGTCTGCCACCATTTCCACCCCTGCTCTGGGGAAGGCGCTCCTCTGGCTGGATCCAGCCTGCAATTGCTGGCTTAAACCACAAAAGAACCTTTCTGTTCAAGCAAGGAGACAAAACTTGTGTATGGATCAGACATGCTCTGAGCTTCCTGATACTGGTCATACATTGGTGTCTCTTCTGATGTAGAAGGAGAATACAGGCTTGGCGATTGTCCCAGGTTTGACTAATCTTCAAGCTTCACATAGGCTAATGTTGTCTAAAGGTAATGATTTCTAACTATATGGTCTTTTAGTTACCAACTCCCTTGTGCATATTCCAGTAACAGCTAGCTGTAGGTAGATTACTTTCTCGCTAGCTCTTGTTGTAGACTATGTTGGATTTCCCTTTTAGTATTTAGAAACAACTGTGAGGCAATGTTACAAAAGCGTTAGCCCTCCCATTACTGATGCCTAGtagatattttaataaatacatagcTAAATGGCTGGGTATATTGCTTGTTAACTTACCTCTCATCAACTCTGCTGCCACAGGTGGAAGAGGAAATCCAGACGCTCTCACAAGTGCTAGCTGCCAAAGAGAAGCATCTAGCAGAAATCAAGAGAAAGCTGGGAATTAACTCATTACAGGAACTAAGGCAGAACATTACCAAAAGCTGGCAAGATGTTACATCAACCACAGCGTATGTACCAGTTCACAATGATTGCCTCAGCTGTTGAGGTGAAAACTGTGTAGTACTTGTGTCACGTCTAAACCCTCTGTTCTTGTGAAATGAGATGAGTGTAGATAACACAAAATAAGGTTGCACTAAAACTTATCTGGATAAATCATCATAGATTTCTTTCAAGAAGGCCCCTACTAGCCATATCATCTCATGCCAAATAAGAATGATTGACCATAATATGGGTGATTCTAATACACTTTTTGTCTGACAGATCTGAGATACCATTACTGAGATACCAAGGTGTCCTAAGTCCAATAGAACACCCCTCTTTTCCAGCCTGAAAAAATTGTTGTAAACTGAGCTTGTGCAGGAATAGTGCAAAGTTACAGTTAATGTTCTTGCCAAACACAACTGTTAGCTTATGGCCTAGAGTGAACAGCCTTCTGCAGTTAATGACTACACAGAATGTAAGAGGATGTACCTCAAACTTTTTATGGTGAAGTTTATTGACAAAACCATTCAGTACAAGATTTTAGACACTTGGCACAAAAAATagacttctgttctttttcagtgtgtgtgcatgttgttgttttcttggggttttttggtgtggggtttttttgtggtttttgttttggtttggtttttaaaagtcCTACAATAGCAGATAGCATCTGTTCTGGGTGCATGTTGGTGAACCTGATCTGAAGTCAGAGGTGGCAGAGATGCTGTAGCCAGAAGGGACTGCAATGGCTCAAAATAATCTCTTAAGTAGCTTGTCCATTTGACCCCAAAGTTGAAGTATACCTCTGGGTTTGATACAAATTTACATACGCTAAAAGGTTCCTTATGTGTTCTGTTAAAATAACTACagacttaattttatttgaacaCAGATACAAGAAAACGTCAGAAACCCTGTCTCAGGCTGGTCAGAaggcttctgctgctttttcatctgTTGGTTCAGTCATAACCAAGAAGTTTGAAGATGTCAGGTAGGTTTCTTTAGCTTTTCCCAAGtagttgcattttttatttaagcaggtgatcactgaaagaaatttatGCTGTTAACATACCTAGCACTTCTAAAAGTTAATCTATCAAGAACCCTCAGCATGTTTTAAGAGAGCTGAGCGACTTGCTGCAAAATCTGCTTGTATGTCCTCACTGATGCAGAAGAGTTCTGTGgtgtgtattttatatatgcaaGAGAAGCAATGTATGCTGTTACCTCCACTGCTACTCTTATTTTTCTGGTAGGATTGCAGGTGGTAGTGTCTCTGCCTGCATCTCTGTGACGCACATAGCATCGTCAGTTCTGTTCTTTGACTTTCTCAGCTAGTGGAATACTACCTTTAAACAATGAATGTCTTTAACTGTTTGTggtttggttgttggttttttttgtggtttggttgttggggttttttttgtcttgtgtgTGATTCCTTTCAGGTGTGTTTTATGTCTTTGTAAGTGGTTCTACATCATAGCAGTGGCTTGattttattacctttttcaTAGACTATTGGcactttttaattcttaaatattgGCATACAACATATTTTGACCTGTGTCAACTGACACAGCCCTTCATGCAAATTACGTAAGTTTGGTGGTCATTTTTAGCACTATTGTAAGCTGCATGTAAAACTCTTCCTGGATGCAATCCAGTCATATTCTTAGCTTACAATTCTTTGTTTGATTATATAATTTTTGCTACTGGAACATATGGAACTATTCATCTCTGCTTGTAATTTGTTGCAAATAGTGGATCAAACTTATTTTCCAATTATTggacaaataaaaattcacacATTCTAACAGAATATTGCTGCATTGGAAAGCAGTGTAATAAAATCAGCCCTCTGTTTTAAAGTGCTGCCATTAacctctttcttgctttctgaagtCTAGTGACAAAACACTTTGAGGTGCAGCTACAcagttacatatttttcttcagatttatcagaacttcctttctctctttaatGCTTACTCTGGCATTGTGCAGACTACAGGCATTTTCACATTCCTTTAGGTAAGGTGGGCACAAGAATTGTTTCTGAAACTAAGCATGTAGTCAGACTGTCTCgattaaaatctttaaataagtTTTGTCTGTAaaaggtaatttcttttttttttttttttccctccagtgttAGTTAATGTAAAACTGAAGCTCTTTTAATGTCAGGGAAGATGCTTCTTCATGTTCACCTGGTAACTATCCCAGAACATGAAATCTTGAGAATACATAATAATCAGTTAGTCTCTCTTCCTTGTAAGAAAGGAATCTGTTGAATTTTGTGAAGACACAGAATATGGTTTTGAGGTCAATGGCATGCAGAACTCCTCCTTCTCTTTGTCTGTACAGTGTTTGTGCCTTGACAGAGTagaaattttcccttttttgtgtCTATTACAATGGCTGTTTAGCATTGTGACTCTAATCAATTTACTAGAGTCTAAATGTAAAATAGTTTATGCATTCTCTGTTCATAGTTTGTACAGTGAAAGAGTCCTTATCTTTGAGTTGATTACTTTAGCAGCTCCAGACACTGCATATTTTAGTTACCTTGTCTGCATTGCCTTTTATCTGCCTAGTCTAAGCAAATATGCAATGTTAAGTTTTCAGTAGTTAAAATTCCTGTGTAGCAACTTCTGTCTATTGCCTCTCATCCTGTCTATGCACACCTCTGAGTCTGGCTTCATCTTTTCTGTACTCTTCCACTGATTAGCTAAAGACAGCAGTAGGACCTCTATAAAGATGTAGGGATCTGGCTCCTAGAATACTAACTAGGAGCTATAGCCCCAGGGGCAGtgcctggggaggaggtgggcagcagcacaggatgCTATCAGACTCTGAAGTGAGCTCAGTTTGCTCAAGTATAAGAATAGCAGCCTGTCTGAAAGACCTCCCCTTTAGCATCAGTAAGACAAAGGGAGCCTGGAAGATCTCTCTAACTTTTGGATGCGGAGCTCAGCTGCTCACTTAACAGGGTTCACCTTTCTTAAGGCTATGGTGTTCCCTTACTAGTATTAGACTATTGCATTTGACAAGGACCAGCAGAGACTCATAGCTCTCTTCTGGCTTCAGCAATTTAATATCGCAAAAGAAGAGTGTCCTAATTACTCAAGTTAGTGCCTAGGTTGGTGTTGAGTACTCTGTCAGAAACTGGGCCACTGGGAGGAATGTAACAGGGCCAGAGGAGTCCACACTGTTGTGCTTCTTGGGGAGAATCACAGCAATGGAAACTCAAGGTGGTGTTATAAATACAGGAGCAGCTGggttgaaaaacaaaacaaaaaaagtgggAAGAATTAGTCCTGTTCAAGATCTTAGTTGCACTTAAACAGGAGATTAAAAACCTTagagttttttgcttttgtgaggACCAAGTTCATCTGGGATTCAACCAGTGAATTCAGATCCCAGGGTTATGTGACTACGCAAGTGGTGTCTACTTTTACGACTGCGCAAGTCTGAACTTTCTAAAGTTTTAGATGCCCAAGTTCTTTGCTGGAAATGAGAATTGATGGGCCTGATACTTACTTGAACAAATACTGAATATGCAGgtgcatttttattcttaaactCTTATGTGGCTGGTTCATcatggctttgcttttcttggacTGTTTTAGCTTA includes the following:
- the TPD52 gene encoding tumor protein D52 isoform X3 → MLRWKKRMATCSEFSGMDLYEDYKSPFDFNAGVNRNYLYLSPSINLSPPGSPTLAKSGLLRSDSIPEVGEDAAATVDMAETLSEEEQDELRKELAKVEEEIQTLSQVLAAKEKHLAEIKRKLGINSLQELRQNITKSWQDVTSTTAYKKTSETLSQAGQKASAAFSSVGSVITKKFEDVRNSPTFKSFEEKVENLKSKVGGSKPAGGDFGEVLNSAANASATETIAEQTQEETH
- the TPD52 gene encoding tumor protein D52 isoform X4, translated to MEPPRDQGLLRSDSIPEVGEDAAATVDMAETLSEEEQDELRKELAKVEEEIQTLSQVLAAKEKHLAEIKRKLGINSLQELRQNITKSWQDVTSTTAYKKTSETLSQAGQKASAAFSSVGSVITKKFEDVRLQAFSHSFSIRSIQHSISMPIMRNSPTFKSFEEKVENLKSKVGGSKPAGGDFGEVLNSAANASATETIAEQTQEETH
- the TPD52 gene encoding tumor protein D52 isoform X1, which encodes MLRWKKRMATCSEFSGMDLYEDYKSPFDFNAGVNRNYLYLSPSINLSPPGSPTLAKSGLLRSDSIPEVGEDAAATVDMAETLSEEEQDELRKELAKVEEEIQTLSQVLAAKEKHLAEIKRKLGINSLQELRQNITKSWQDVTSTTAYKKTSETLSQAGQKASAAFSSVGSVITKKFEDVRLQAFSHSFSIRSIQHSISMPIMRNSPTFKSFEEKVENLKSKVGGSKPAGGDFGEVLNSAANASATETIAEQTQEETH